In one Streptomyces venezuelae genomic region, the following are encoded:
- a CDS encoding acyl carrier protein, whose protein sequence is MTDNLAAQLPSTSGDVEAAAEVVRRIWAQVLEVSPDSVDVHHSDFFEMGGYSLLALQAIGRILAEYGVDEVEAVEWEGELLNRLFENATAMTQAEFLAEKGCGAHA, encoded by the coding sequence GTGACGGACAACCTGGCCGCTCAACTCCCGTCCACGTCGGGCGACGTGGAAGCCGCGGCGGAAGTGGTGCGCAGGATCTGGGCGCAGGTCCTGGAGGTGAGCCCCGACTCCGTCGACGTCCACCACAGCGACTTCTTCGAGATGGGCGGCTACTCGCTGCTCGCCCTGCAGGCCATCGGCAGGATCCTGGCGGAGTACGGGGTCGACGAGGTGGAGGCGGTGGAGTGGGAGGGCGAGCTCCTCAACCGTCTCTTCGAGAACGCCACGGCGATGACGCAGGCGGAGTTCCTCGCGGAGAAGGGCTGCGGCGCGCACGCGTGA
- a CDS encoding sugar phosphate nucleotidyltransferase, with translation MRAVVLAGGVGRRLRPHTLTIPKPLVPIDGIPILHIILAQLRSAGFTHVSLSLGHRAHMIEASFAGNRWADLELDFFLEEEPLGTAGPLALLPPLEDSTLVMNADLLTDIDFADLVARHKKSRAAATVALSRQYIDIAHGVVELDDDRKVTDFREKPRLSLLVSGGIYVLEPSLLRLLTPRVRDDMPALLDRARAQGERIEGHVIEGDWHDIGTPEQLNRATAAFRDDRLRYLGRGAAAVLGADTGAFQEVGSG, from the coding sequence ATGAGAGCAGTGGTACTGGCCGGAGGTGTGGGCCGACGGTTGCGGCCGCACACGCTGACCATCCCCAAACCCCTCGTACCCATCGACGGCATACCGATCCTGCACATCATCCTGGCGCAGCTGCGCAGTGCCGGCTTCACCCACGTGTCGCTCTCGCTCGGCCACCGGGCCCACATGATCGAGGCGAGCTTCGCCGGGAACCGCTGGGCCGACCTCGAACTGGACTTCTTCCTGGAGGAGGAGCCGCTGGGCACGGCGGGTCCGCTGGCGCTGCTGCCGCCCTTGGAGGACTCCACGCTCGTGATGAACGCGGACCTGCTCACCGACATCGACTTCGCCGACCTGGTCGCACGCCACAAGAAGTCGCGGGCCGCCGCCACCGTCGCGCTCAGCCGCCAGTACATCGACATCGCGCACGGCGTGGTGGAACTCGACGACGACCGCAAGGTGACCGACTTCCGGGAGAAGCCCCGGTTGAGCCTCCTGGTCAGCGGCGGCATCTACGTACTCGAACCGTCCCTGCTGCGGCTGCTCACGCCCCGCGTCCGGGACGACATGCCCGCCCTCCTCGACCGCGCACGGGCCCAGGGCGAGCGCATCGAGGGCCACGTCATCGAAGGGGACTGGCACGACATCGGCACACCCGAGCAGCTGAACCGGGCCACCGCGGCCTTCCGCGACGACCGTCTCCGCTATCTGGGCCGGGGCGCCGCGGCCGTGCTCGGCGCGGACACCGGCGCCTTCCAGGAGGTGGGTTCCGGATGA
- a CDS encoding glycosyltransferase family 4 protein — protein sequence MRVRYVHRGYFPARAGAELMTQYLAASMSRLGWEAGVYSNPVDEDTAAFMRGSGVSIQPLPGTPDDTDRADLVHAIDAFHPQDIAAGLDLARAWNVPFAVTPASAPDVWPDRETVLDGCRSADAVFALSEAERDMLRDAGVEGRRLHIIGQGPHLPGTPDPEGFRRTHGIEGPMVLFLGRKTRSKGYVTLLEATEHIWRDHPDTSFVFLGPRWDDDCAEHFARYASPRVIELGMVDEDIKHSALAACELLCVPSTVDLFPLVYVEAWACGKPVVASTFLGSGEIVAHGRDGLLVRPTPRTVADAVNRLLADPAERRAMGEHGHDKVRRELGWDAVADRVHTVYRTLTAARKQTEKAR from the coding sequence GTGCGCGTACGGTACGTCCACCGCGGCTACTTCCCGGCGCGCGCCGGGGCCGAACTGATGACGCAGTACCTCGCCGCGTCGATGAGCCGCCTCGGCTGGGAGGCCGGGGTGTACTCGAACCCCGTCGACGAGGACACGGCGGCGTTCATGCGCGGCTCCGGCGTGAGCATCCAGCCGCTGCCCGGCACGCCCGACGACACCGACCGGGCCGACCTGGTCCACGCCATCGACGCCTTCCACCCGCAGGACATCGCGGCAGGGCTCGACCTCGCCCGCGCCTGGAACGTGCCGTTCGCCGTCACCCCGGCGTCCGCCCCCGACGTCTGGCCGGACCGCGAGACCGTACTCGACGGATGCCGGAGCGCGGACGCCGTCTTCGCCCTGTCCGAGGCGGAGCGCGACATGCTCCGGGACGCGGGCGTCGAAGGACGCAGACTCCACATCATCGGCCAGGGACCGCACCTGCCCGGCACCCCCGACCCCGAAGGGTTCCGCCGCACACACGGCATCGAGGGTCCGATGGTGCTCTTCCTCGGACGCAAGACGCGCTCCAAGGGCTACGTCACGCTCCTGGAGGCCACCGAGCACATCTGGCGGGACCACCCCGACACGTCCTTCGTGTTCCTCGGCCCGCGCTGGGACGACGACTGCGCCGAACACTTCGCCCGGTACGCGTCACCCCGCGTCATCGAGCTCGGCATGGTCGACGAGGACATCAAGCACAGCGCCCTCGCCGCCTGCGAGCTGCTGTGCGTGCCCTCCACCGTCGACCTCTTCCCGCTCGTGTACGTGGAGGCGTGGGCCTGCGGCAAACCCGTCGTCGCGTCCACCTTCCTCGGCAGTGGGGAGATCGTCGCCCACGGCCGGGACGGCCTGCTCGTCCGTCCCACCCCGCGGACCGTCGCCGACGCGGTCAACCGGCTCCTCGCCGACCCGGCCGAACGGCGCGCCATGGGAGAGCACGGCCACGACAAGGTGCGCCGTGAACTCGGCTGGGACGCGGTCGCCGACCGGGTCCACACCGTCTACCGCACGCTGACCGCCGCCCGGAAGCAAACGGAGAAGGCCCGATGA
- a CDS encoding amidohydrolase family protein has translation MIIDAHVHAGEYYRHYSARFAEQMTATTDLAPEELTAPEDRLLAEMDAAGVDRVFLLAFDVRRVEGFSVPNEFVADLCARHPDRLTGFASVDAGTPGAAGRLREAVTDLGLRGLKTAPCYLRMSPADRRWYDVYETAADLDVPVLIHTGYTPSRNADPRFFSPLLVEQVAKDFPGLKVILAHLGTPWTGPCVELLARHPHLYADLSIFGSYQPPATVAKALAHARDRGVLDRLLWGTDFPFASMTGSVARTAELARDPEPWPDGSDPLSPREYEDLMGGTAARLLASTTPHAAPAPRPPRPNRRLEVS, from the coding sequence GTGATCATCGACGCGCACGTGCACGCGGGCGAGTACTACCGCCACTACTCGGCCCGCTTCGCCGAACAGATGACGGCCACCACCGACCTGGCACCCGAGGAGCTCACCGCGCCGGAAGACAGGCTGCTCGCCGAGATGGACGCGGCGGGCGTCGACCGCGTCTTCCTGCTCGCCTTCGACGTGCGGCGGGTCGAGGGGTTCTCGGTGCCGAACGAGTTCGTCGCCGACCTGTGCGCCCGCCACCCCGACCGCCTGACCGGCTTCGCCTCCGTCGACGCGGGCACCCCCGGCGCCGCCGGACGCCTGCGCGAGGCCGTCACCGACCTGGGCCTGCGCGGACTGAAGACGGCCCCCTGCTATCTGCGCATGTCACCCGCCGACCGCCGGTGGTACGACGTGTACGAGACCGCGGCGGACCTGGACGTCCCTGTACTGATCCACACCGGCTACACGCCCTCCCGCAACGCGGACCCCCGGTTCTTCTCCCCGCTCCTCGTCGAACAGGTGGCCAAGGACTTCCCCGGCCTGAAAGTGATCCTCGCCCACCTCGGCACCCCCTGGACCGGGCCCTGCGTCGAACTCCTCGCCCGGCACCCCCACCTGTACGCGGACCTGTCCATCTTCGGGTCCTACCAGCCGCCCGCCACCGTCGCCAAGGCCCTGGCCCACGCCCGCGACCGCGGCGTCCTCGACCGACTCCTGTGGGGCACCGACTTCCCCTTCGCGTCCATGACCGGGTCCGTGGCCCGCACGGCGGAACTGGCCCGGGACCCCGAGCCGTGGCCGGACGGCAGCGACCCGCTCTCGCCGCGTGAGTACGAGGACCTCATGGGAGGCACAGCGGCGCGGCTGCTCGCCTCCACCACACCCCACGCCGCGCCGGCTCCCCGACCGCCCCGCCCGAACCGACGTCTTGAGGTGTCATGA
- a CDS encoding class I SAM-dependent methyltransferase, giving the protein MTFAHGYEFDAMSRRPLYGDVTQRLVDICEAPEGGVVADVGCGSGLATELLLERSGHVGAIIGIDPSEHELAIARDRLRDPKVRFVQGRAQDVESLTGPVDVAVLSNVMHQIPAAERGAVLAGCHRLLAPGGRCALNTLFYEGAILPATRPFYTHWLRAARAVLRERGTDLVLAREAPVAMQTLTPRRHEDLFADAGFSQTKSEEVAYTWSLQDWEALCAYSVFVEGATGISDLALGSEALIRGLRTTFEQLELTGVPRRWLFTWGVK; this is encoded by the coding sequence ATGACCTTCGCCCACGGATACGAGTTCGACGCGATGTCGCGCCGCCCCCTCTACGGCGACGTCACCCAGCGCCTGGTCGACATCTGCGAGGCCCCGGAGGGCGGCGTCGTCGCCGACGTCGGCTGCGGCTCGGGCCTCGCCACCGAACTGCTCCTGGAACGCTCCGGGCACGTCGGCGCCATCATCGGCATCGACCCGTCCGAGCACGAACTGGCCATCGCACGCGACCGGTTGCGCGATCCCAAGGTGCGCTTCGTGCAGGGCCGCGCCCAGGACGTCGAGTCCCTGACCGGACCGGTGGACGTCGCCGTGCTGAGCAACGTGATGCACCAGATCCCGGCCGCCGAGCGCGGCGCCGTGCTCGCCGGCTGCCACCGCCTGCTCGCACCGGGCGGACGCTGCGCCCTCAACACCCTCTTCTACGAGGGAGCCATACTCCCCGCGACCCGGCCCTTCTACACCCACTGGCTGCGCGCCGCCCGCGCCGTCCTCCGGGAGCGCGGCACGGACCTCGTCCTCGCACGCGAGGCACCGGTGGCGATGCAGACCCTCACACCGCGCCGGCACGAAGACCTCTTCGCCGACGCCGGGTTCTCCCAGACCAAGTCCGAGGAGGTCGCGTACACGTGGTCGCTCCAGGACTGGGAGGCCCTCTGCGCGTACTCCGTGTTCGTGGAGGGTGCCACCGGCATCAGCGACCTCGCCCTCGGCTCCGAAGCGCTGATCCGGGGCCTGCGCACCACCTTCGAGCAACTGGAGCTGACCGGGGTGCCCCGGCGCTGGCTGTTCACGTGGGGCGTCAAGTGA
- a CDS encoding condensation domain-containing protein: MSQDVGDDAPLSYAQQGMWFLERRAGHARHTSAVTFRLVGDLDAGALRAAIEDVVNRHEALRTRFPVVAGLPVQRVSPRAEVPLPLTDLTALPDAEREQVAAQFLAEDLRRPFDLARGPVVRAALLGLGPREHIVRVSAHHLVTDAWSWWTVILRELEQLYTAHLHGRPSPLPPVPAQYGDFARRQREWLAGPVGARQLAYWKEVLADATGLPPLDLTSPSASPEAEQPARTQWMAVPQPLCERLRAAARREHVSLFMLLLAASQRMLRRHVDTDDILVGTRGGFRTSAEFEKAVGLFVNLLPVRTQVAADADFRDLLHRVRRNLIGAYTHRDMPFERVAQVLGLWRPGFRPVIGACVTFQTAPEVPPTLEGLDTALVNHDPFSAHPLDLGFFEEAGALRVLLSHDPAQYGDKAAALLLDDLFDELDAGCRELEDA, encoded by the coding sequence GTGAGCCAGGACGTGGGCGACGACGCACCGCTGTCGTACGCCCAGCAGGGCATGTGGTTCCTGGAACGCCGTGCCGGTCACGCCCGCCACACCAGCGCCGTGACCTTCCGGCTCGTCGGCGACCTCGACGCCGGGGCCCTGCGGGCGGCCATCGAGGACGTCGTCAACCGGCACGAAGCGCTGCGCACCCGCTTCCCCGTCGTGGCGGGACTCCCCGTCCAGCGCGTGTCCCCGCGGGCCGAGGTGCCGCTGCCCCTGACGGATCTCACGGCGCTCCCCGATGCGGAACGCGAACAGGTGGCCGCGCAGTTCCTCGCCGAGGACCTGCGGCGCCCCTTCGACCTGGCCCGCGGGCCCGTGGTCCGTGCGGCGCTGCTCGGGCTCGGGCCGCGCGAGCACATCGTGCGCGTCTCCGCGCACCACCTCGTCACCGACGCCTGGTCGTGGTGGACGGTGATTCTGCGGGAACTGGAGCAGCTCTACACCGCACACCTGCACGGACGTCCCTCGCCCCTGCCGCCGGTGCCCGCCCAGTACGGGGACTTCGCGCGCAGACAGCGGGAGTGGCTCGCCGGGCCGGTCGGCGCGCGACAACTCGCCTACTGGAAGGAAGTGCTGGCTGATGCGACCGGTCTGCCTCCGCTCGACCTGACATCCCCTTCGGCGTCGCCGGAGGCCGAACAGCCCGCGCGCACCCAGTGGATGGCCGTTCCCCAGCCTCTGTGCGAACGGCTGCGGGCAGCCGCACGGCGTGAGCACGTCTCCCTCTTCATGCTGCTGCTCGCCGCCTCCCAGCGCATGCTGCGCCGCCATGTCGACACCGACGACATCCTCGTGGGCACGCGCGGTGGATTCCGCACCAGCGCCGAGTTCGAGAAGGCCGTCGGCCTCTTCGTGAACCTGCTGCCGGTACGGACCCAGGTGGCCGCGGACGCGGACTTCCGCGACCTGCTGCACCGGGTCCGCCGCAACCTGATCGGCGCCTACACCCACCGTGACATGCCGTTCGAGCGGGTGGCGCAGGTGCTCGGGCTGTGGCGGCCCGGCTTCCGGCCGGTGATCGGAGCCTGCGTGACCTTCCAGACCGCACCGGAGGTGCCGCCCACCCTCGAAGGCCTCGACACGGCACTCGTCAACCACGACCCCTTCTCGGCACACCCCCTGGACCTCGGCTTCTTCGAGGAGGCGGGCGCGCTGCGCGTTCTGCTGAGCCACGACCCGGCCCAGTACGGCGACAAGGCCGCCGCACTCCTCCTCGACGACCTGTTCGACGAACTCGACGCGGGCTGCCGCGAACTGGAGGACGCATGA
- a CDS encoding DegT/DnrJ/EryC1/StrS family aminotransferase, whose product MTAFDIALYRPQIGQAEIDAVTQVLRSGWLSTGPVTEDFESRYAAALGVGSAVAVSNGTAALHLAVLSLDLGPGDEVVLPSLNFVSAAATVALSGATPVFADVKGAHDLCIDPEDAARRITPRTRAIVAMHYGGHPADLTALAHLARTHGLALIEDCAHAPVTDSPHGMLGTVGDIGCFSFFATKNLAMGEGGMVVARDPAVADRIRRLRSHALTVSAQQRHHGGSSLYDVDTLGLNYRPTEIGCAIGRVQLEALPAGQVRRQEAVASYREQLASLPGLTVPYADRPVAESAHHLFAVVLPEGVDRDAVQDRLRAARIQSGVHYPPTHLFSAYQRRSRGGPCRLPVTEDVMARQLSLPLHPGIGKDEVRQVVEAVSAAWPETA is encoded by the coding sequence ATGACGGCGTTCGACATCGCGCTGTACCGCCCGCAGATCGGCCAGGCCGAGATCGACGCGGTCACCCAGGTCCTGCGCTCCGGCTGGCTGTCGACCGGGCCGGTCACCGAGGACTTCGAGAGCAGGTACGCGGCCGCGCTCGGCGTCGGATCGGCCGTCGCCGTCAGCAACGGCACCGCCGCCCTGCACCTCGCCGTCCTCAGCCTGGACCTCGGCCCGGGCGACGAGGTCGTCCTGCCCTCGCTGAACTTCGTGTCGGCCGCCGCGACCGTCGCCCTGTCCGGCGCCACCCCCGTCTTCGCCGACGTCAAGGGCGCGCACGACCTGTGCATCGACCCCGAGGACGCCGCCCGCAGGATCACCCCGCGCACCCGGGCGATCGTCGCCATGCACTACGGCGGCCACCCCGCCGACCTGACGGCCCTCGCCCACCTGGCCCGCACGCACGGCCTCGCCCTCATCGAGGACTGCGCCCACGCCCCCGTCACCGACTCGCCCCACGGGATGCTCGGGACGGTCGGCGACATCGGCTGCTTCAGTTTCTTCGCCACCAAGAACCTGGCCATGGGGGAGGGCGGCATGGTCGTCGCCCGCGACCCCGCCGTCGCCGACCGCATTCGGCGGCTGCGCTCGCACGCCCTGACCGTCAGCGCCCAGCAGCGCCACCACGGCGGCTCCTCCCTGTACGACGTCGACACGCTCGGCCTCAACTACCGGCCCACGGAGATCGGCTGCGCCATCGGCCGCGTACAGCTCGAAGCGCTGCCCGCGGGTCAGGTCAGACGCCAGGAAGCGGTCGCGTCGTACCGCGAGCAGCTGGCCTCGCTGCCCGGCCTCACGGTGCCGTACGCGGACCGGCCGGTGGCGGAGAGCGCCCACCACCTGTTCGCGGTGGTGCTGCCCGAGGGCGTCGACCGCGACGCGGTGCAGGACCGGCTGCGCGCCGCCCGGATCCAGAGCGGCGTGCACTATCCGCCGACGCACCTGTTCTCCGCCTACCAACGGCGCAGCAGGGGAGGCCCGTGCCGGCTCCCGGTCACCGAGGACGTGATGGCACGCCAGCTCTCCCTGCCGCTGCACCCCGGCATCGGCAAGGACGAGGTACGGCAGGTCGTCGAGGCGGTGAGCGCCGCATGGCCGGAGACCGCGTGA
- a CDS encoding beta-galactosidase trimerization domain-containing protein, producing the protein MAGDRVSGGRVTFADGALHRDGRPFMSVGVNYHPSPTGCDYWREWDGDRIDDDFRRMAAEGLNTVRFFVFWADFEPKEGVYDATATDRLRELVRTAGRHGLLCLPSLLTIWMNGQRFDLPWRDGRDLWRDADLRERQRAFVHHIAAGLRDEPNVLAYDLGDEVIHVDSRSSAALGPDEVRAWWGMLASAIRDADPDALVLQANEPSAVLGGHAFRPEHADSLDMVGLHGFPVWTPFHVESVAARKATAFVPYLVRRGSAHRPVYVDELGSYGCDDATAAQYLRAASHSAFAAGAVGTAVWCWQDFTTERKPYALRPNERRVGLLDADGGEKPALAEYRAYIRRVTGELAGFRPLPAPVGVYVPEAEERQEAGYLTPSGSDAPAPFYAHLLLQQAHLPYEFTGRDAELERHALVICPSARRLSLPERRRLARYVASGGVLLYSTGSLLDAAGDEELFGVRVRDFTRADDTHAEFTWAGVRFPLSWDAGPIPVIDTAGAETLAAFADASPALTRHRLGEGSVYYLNAPLEAQLNAPYRLGEADWHRLYEAVAEEAGVRAPLTADDPSVETTVLGRGDERCGVVINHAPQPVDTVLRRRTADASPECEKLLRLEPKGVRLLFWHGDGPARPERRQP; encoded by the coding sequence ATGGCCGGAGACCGCGTGAGCGGCGGGCGGGTCACGTTCGCCGACGGCGCACTGCACCGCGACGGGCGTCCGTTCATGAGCGTCGGCGTCAACTACCACCCCTCGCCGACGGGGTGCGACTACTGGCGGGAGTGGGACGGCGACCGCATCGACGACGACTTCCGCCGGATGGCCGCGGAGGGTCTGAACACCGTCCGCTTCTTCGTCTTCTGGGCCGACTTCGAACCCAAGGAAGGCGTCTACGACGCGACGGCGACGGACCGGCTGCGCGAACTCGTCCGGACCGCGGGGCGGCACGGCCTGCTGTGTCTTCCCTCGCTCCTGACGATCTGGATGAACGGCCAGCGGTTCGACCTTCCGTGGCGCGACGGCCGGGACCTGTGGCGCGACGCGGACCTGCGCGAGCGGCAGCGGGCCTTCGTCCACCACATCGCCGCCGGGCTGCGGGACGAGCCGAACGTCCTCGCGTACGACCTGGGCGACGAGGTGATCCACGTCGACTCCCGGTCGTCCGCCGCCCTCGGCCCCGACGAGGTGCGCGCATGGTGGGGGATGCTCGCGTCGGCGATCCGCGACGCCGACCCGGACGCCCTGGTCCTCCAGGCCAACGAGCCCTCCGCAGTCCTCGGCGGCCACGCCTTCCGACCGGAGCACGCGGACAGCCTCGACATGGTGGGGCTGCACGGATTCCCGGTGTGGACGCCGTTCCACGTCGAGTCCGTCGCGGCCCGCAAGGCCACCGCTTTCGTTCCCTATCTGGTGCGGCGCGGAAGTGCCCACCGGCCTGTATACGTCGATGAGTTGGGCAGCTACGGCTGCGACGACGCCACGGCCGCGCAGTACCTGCGGGCCGCCTCCCACTCCGCGTTCGCGGCGGGCGCGGTCGGCACCGCGGTCTGGTGCTGGCAGGACTTCACCACCGAACGCAAGCCCTACGCGCTGCGGCCCAACGAGCGGCGCGTGGGCCTCTTGGACGCGGACGGCGGCGAGAAGCCCGCCCTCGCCGAGTACCGGGCGTACATCCGGCGAGTCACCGGCGAACTGGCCGGATTCAGGCCGCTGCCCGCCCCTGTGGGCGTATACGTCCCCGAGGCCGAGGAGCGGCAAGAAGCCGGCTACCTCACCCCCTCGGGCAGCGACGCACCTGCCCCCTTCTACGCCCACCTGCTCCTCCAACAGGCGCACCTGCCGTACGAGTTCACGGGCCGCGACGCGGAGTTGGAGCGGCACGCGCTGGTGATCTGCCCGTCCGCACGCCGGCTGTCGCTGCCCGAGCGCCGCCGCCTGGCACGGTATGTGGCCTCCGGGGGAGTGCTGCTGTACTCCACCGGCAGCCTGCTGGACGCCGCGGGCGACGAGGAGCTGTTCGGCGTCCGTGTACGGGACTTCACGCGGGCCGACGACACCCACGCCGAGTTCACCTGGGCGGGCGTGCGCTTCCCGCTGAGCTGGGACGCGGGCCCGATCCCGGTCATCGACACGGCGGGCGCCGAGACCCTGGCCGCGTTCGCCGACGCCTCGCCCGCCCTGACCCGCCACCGCCTCGGCGAAGGCAGCGTCTATTACCTCAACGCCCCGCTGGAGGCACAGCTCAACGCCCCCTACCGCCTGGGCGAAGCCGACTGGCACCGGCTGTACGAGGCGGTCGCCGAGGAGGCGGGCGTCCGCGCGCCGCTGACCGCGGACGACCCGTCGGTGGAGACCACCGTCCTCGGACGCGGCGACGAACGCTGCGGCGTGGTGATCAACCACGCCCCCCAACCGGTGGACACGGTCCTGCGCCGCCGGACGGCGGACGCCTCCCCGGAGTGCGAGAAGCTGCTGCGCCTCGAACCCAAGGGCGTACGCCTGCTGTTCTGGCACGGCGACGGCCCGGCGCGGCCCGAGAGGCGGCAGCCGTGA
- a CDS encoding NAD-dependent epimerase/dehydratase family protein, protein MRKKILITGGAGFIGLHLARRLAATCDVTLLDDFSRGRSDAELSELLGSVELVEHDLTTPVPDGLLGDDYAEVYHLAAVVGVAESNDNPRRVLRTNLLTTVHLLDWFSGLTGATLCFASSSEAYAGSVEAGIASVPTDEDVPLMVPDLTVPRSSYGFSKITGELLCRTYARTHGFALRMVRFHNVYGPRMGYDHVIPQFVERLLGGADPFAIHGADQTRAFCYVDDAVEALVALTALPTKEPLLVNVGNDQEEILIRDLARHVFDALDRHPALDVHPAPPLSPARRLPDITRLRELTGHSPAIPLREGLRRTCEWYARHPRAATVRGNGA, encoded by the coding sequence GTGCGTAAGAAGATCCTGATCACCGGAGGAGCGGGCTTCATCGGCCTGCACCTGGCCCGCCGGCTCGCCGCCACCTGCGACGTCACCCTGCTCGACGACTTCAGCAGGGGCCGGTCCGACGCGGAGCTCTCCGAACTGCTCGGCTCCGTCGAGCTCGTCGAGCACGACCTGACCACGCCCGTGCCCGACGGGCTGCTCGGGGACGACTACGCCGAGGTCTACCACCTGGCCGCCGTCGTCGGCGTCGCCGAGTCCAACGACAACCCCCGGCGGGTGCTGCGCACCAACCTGCTCACCACCGTCCACCTCCTGGACTGGTTCTCCGGCCTCACCGGCGCCACCCTCTGCTTCGCCTCGTCCAGCGAGGCCTACGCGGGCAGCGTCGAGGCCGGCATTGCGTCCGTCCCCACGGACGAGGACGTGCCGCTGATGGTCCCCGACCTGACGGTGCCCCGCTCCTCGTACGGCTTCAGCAAGATCACCGGCGAGCTGCTGTGCCGCACGTACGCGCGCACCCACGGCTTCGCCCTGCGCATGGTGCGCTTCCACAACGTCTACGGCCCCCGCATGGGGTACGACCACGTGATCCCGCAGTTCGTCGAGCGGCTCCTGGGCGGCGCAGACCCCTTCGCGATCCACGGCGCCGACCAGACACGCGCGTTCTGCTACGTCGACGACGCGGTCGAGGCCCTCGTCGCGCTGACCGCGCTGCCCACCAAGGAGCCGCTGCTGGTCAACGTCGGCAACGACCAGGAGGAGATCCTCATCAGGGATCTGGCCCGGCACGTCTTCGACGCTCTGGACCGCCACCCGGCCCTCGACGTCCACCCGGCGCCCCCGCTGTCCCCGGCCCGCCGCCTCCCCGACATCACCAGGCTGCGCGAACTCACCGGTCACAGTCCGGCGATACCGCTGCGCGAGGGACTGCGCCGCACCTGCGAGTGGTACGCCCGGCACCCCCGGGCCGCCACGGTCCGCGGAAACGGAGCGTGA
- a CDS encoding alcohol dehydrogenase family protein: protein MRALRWHGTRRAEVADDVAMPRIEEPRDAVVRVVRSAICGTDLHPYRGEIDGFPAGTVTGHEFTGVIEETGPEVRGLRAGDRVVASDIIACGHCRSCRRGWHYQCDRVGLFGYATVVGTRAYAGGHAEFVRVPFADTVLFPIPGDVGDERALFVGDVLATGYACAAGAGVRPGDTVAVVGCGPVGLMALEAAWLLGAARVLAVDPLESRRKLAAERGACPVPTTPDVRRQVADLTEGRGADAVLEAVGTDASLLTALNVVRPRGVVCAVGSHASETMPMPTRLAFAKEVTLRFAVGDPVADFEPLMNLVRGGRVDPTYLISHRMPLSEAAEGFRLFDSGEASKVVLIP from the coding sequence ATGAGAGCGCTGCGATGGCACGGCACGCGCCGCGCGGAGGTCGCGGACGACGTCGCCATGCCCCGTATCGAGGAGCCCCGGGACGCCGTCGTCCGGGTCGTGCGCAGCGCGATCTGCGGCACGGACCTCCACCCGTACCGGGGTGAGATCGACGGTTTCCCGGCGGGGACGGTCACCGGCCACGAGTTCACCGGCGTGATCGAGGAGACGGGCCCCGAGGTGCGCGGCCTCCGTGCCGGCGACCGTGTCGTCGCGTCGGACATCATCGCCTGCGGGCACTGCCGTTCCTGCCGCAGAGGCTGGCACTACCAGTGCGACCGAGTGGGCCTGTTCGGCTACGCGACCGTGGTGGGCACGCGGGCCTACGCGGGCGGACACGCCGAGTTCGTCCGAGTGCCGTTCGCCGACACGGTGCTGTTCCCGATCCCCGGCGACGTCGGCGACGAGCGGGCGCTGTTCGTCGGCGACGTCCTCGCCACCGGGTACGCGTGCGCGGCGGGCGCCGGGGTGCGTCCCGGGGACACGGTGGCGGTGGTCGGCTGCGGTCCCGTGGGCCTGATGGCCCTTGAGGCCGCCTGGCTCCTCGGCGCCGCCCGGGTGCTCGCCGTCGACCCGCTGGAGAGCCGCAGGAAACTGGCCGCCGAACGCGGCGCCTGCCCGGTCCCGACCACGCCCGACGTGCGACGGCAGGTCGCCGACCTGACCGAGGGGCGCGGCGCCGACGCCGTCCTGGAGGCCGTCGGCACCGACGCCTCGCTGCTGACCGCGCTGAACGTCGTACGACCGCGCGGGGTGGTCTGCGCCGTGGGCTCCCACGCCTCCGAGACGATGCCCATGCCGACCCGGCTCGCCTTCGCCAAGGAGGTCACGCTGCGCTTCGCGGTCGGCGATCCCGTCGCCGACTTCGAGCCGCTGATGAACCTGGTGCGCGGCGGCCGCGTCGACCCTACCTACCTCATCTCGCACCGGATGCCGCTGTCGGAGGCCGCCGAGGGGTTCCGGCTCTTCGACTCCGGCGAGGCCAGCAAGGTGGTGCTGATCCCATGA